DNA sequence from the Thiobacillus sp. SCUT-2 genome:
GTCGCCACCTTGGCCGCGTGATAGCTGGTGCCGCAGGCGAGGAAGGTCACGGCCTTCACCTGGCCCAGCACCGCCGCGGCGTCGAAGCCGAACCATTCCGGCTGCACCCGATCCTGCGCCACGGCGGCGAGCAGCGTTTCGGTGAGCGCGCGCGGCTGCTCGTGGATCTCCTTCTGCATGAAGTGGCGGTAGGGGCCGAGCTCGGCCATGTCGGCCGACAGTTCGGACACGTGCACGCTGCGGTCGACCTTGTTTCCGGCGGCGTCGTACACCGTCACGCTCAGCAGGCCGATGTCGGCGACGTCGCCCTCCTCCAGGTACATCACGCGCTGCGTCACCGGCAGGAGCGCCGAGACGTCGGAGGCGATGAAGTTCTCCTCGATGCCGAGGCCGACCAGCAGCGGGCTGCCCTTGCGCGCGCAGACCAGCTGGTTGGGCGCCTCCTCGCTGACGACGCCGATCGCGTAGGCGCCCTCGAGCTCGGCCACCGCAGCGCGCGTTGCGCCGAGGAGGTCCTTGCTCTGGCGGAAGTGAAGCGCGATCAGGTGCGCGATCACCTCGGTATCGGTTTCGGAGGTGAAGGTGAAGCCGGCTTCCTGGAGGCGCTTGCGCAGGGCCTCGTGGTTCTCGATGATGCCGTTGTGCACGACCGCCAGCCCGCCGCTCACGTGCGGATGGGCATTCGCCTCCGACGGCGCGCCGTGCGTCGCCCAGCGCGTATGCGCGACGCCGAGGTTGCCGTGGACCTGCTGCGCCGCACAATCGGTCGCGAGCGCCGCCACGCGCCCGACACTGCGGACCCGCTTCAGGCCGCCGTCGATCGTGACGAGGCCGGCCGAATCGTAGCCGCGGTATTCGAGGCGGCGCAGCCCCTCGAGCAGGATGGGAACGACGTTACGTTGCGCAACCGCGCCGACAATGCCGCAC
Encoded proteins:
- the glmS gene encoding glutamine--fructose-6-phosphate transaminase (isomerizing), encoding MCGIVGAVAQRNVVPILLEGLRRLEYRGYDSAGLVTIDGGLKRVRSVGRVAALATDCAAQQVHGNLGVAHTRWATHGAPSEANAHPHVSGGLAVVHNGIIENHEALRKRLQEAGFTFTSETDTEVIAHLIALHFRQSKDLLGATRAAVAELEGAYAIGVVSEEAPNQLVCARKGSPLLVGLGIEENFIASDVSALLPVTQRVMYLEEGDVADIGLLSVTVYDAAGNKVDRSVHVSELSADMAELGPYRHFMQKEIHEQPRALTETLLAAVAQDRVQPEWFGFDAAAVLGQVKAVTFLACGTSYHAAKVATYWLEEIAGIPAVAEIASEYRYRTSVPNPDALIVTISQSGETADTLAALNHAKALGQDKTLAICNVAESALTRASRLKFLTRAGPEIGVASTKAFTTQLAGLFLLTLVLAKLRGRLNAEQETAYLGELRSLPGKTQQMLALEPQVEAWSQRFANKHHALFLGRGVHYPIALEGALKLKEISYIHAEAYPAGELKHGPLALVDEDMPVITIAPNDQLIEKLKSNLQEVRARGGELYVFADGDVTIEETPFVHVIKLPGGSNGALSPILHTVPLQLLSYHVALQKGTDVDKPRNLAKSVTVE